One region of Brassica napus cultivar Da-Ae chromosome A10, Da-Ae, whole genome shotgun sequence genomic DNA includes:
- the LOC106419230 gene encoding oleosin-B4 (The RefSeq protein has 1 non-frameshifting indel compared to this genomic sequence) yields the protein MRNEIQNETAQTDQTQGSMFSFFNLFPFLLPMFEVIKMVVASVASVVYLGFAGVTLSGSAVALAVSTPLFIIFSPILLPAIAATTVLAAGLGGKKVAAAPEASPAASPSLSLLGIPESIKPSNIIPESIKPSNIIPEGIKPSNIKDKIKDTIGKVKNKIKAKKEEKSKGKSEDSSKGKGKSKGEDTTTDDDTTTDEDKHGSGAKHGKGESKHGKGESTHGKGGKHGSEGKHGSGGSSMGGGKHGSGGKHETGGKHGSGGKHESGGSPMGGGKHGSEGKHGSGGASMGGGKHGSGGKHESGGSAMGGGKHGSGGKHGSEGKHGGEGSSMGKNSLSKKKKEFHYRGQAMDASSTSESSDGSSDGSSSDGSSHGSGGKHI from the coding sequence ATGAGAAACGAAATTCAAAACGAAACAGCTCAGACTGATCAGACCCAGGGaagtatgttttcttttttcaatttgTTCCCTTTCCTCCTCCCAATGTTTGAGGTTATCAAGATGGTTGTTGCTTCCGTTGCGTCCGTAGTATATTTAGGCTTCGCCGGTGTAACACTCAGTGGTTCAGCCGTGGCATTAGCCGTATCCACCCCTCTTTTCATCATATTCAGTCCGATTCTCTTACCTGCTATTGCAGCCACTACTGTCCTAGCCGCCGGGCTCGGAGGTAAAAAAGTGGCGGCGGCTCCGGAAGCTTCTCCGGCAGCTTCGCCATCCCTATCTCTGTTGGGCATACCGGAGAGCATTAAACCAAGTAATATTATACCGGAGAGTATTAAACCAAGTAATATTATACCGGAGGGTATTAAACCAAGTAATATTAAGGACAAAATTAAGGATACGATAGGCAAAGTTAAGAATAAGATCAAAgctaaaaaggaagaaaaatccAAAGGTAAAAGTGAAGATTCTTCCAAGGGTAAAGGTAAATCAAAGGGTGAAGATACGACTACGGATGACGATACGACTACGGATGAAGACAAACACGGAAAGGGAGAGAGTAAACACGGAAAAGGTGAGAGTACACACGGAAAGGGAGGTAAACATGGAAGTGAAGGTAAGCATGGAAGTGGAGGTTCGTCTATGGGTGGAGGTAAACACGGAAGCGGAGGTAAACATGAAACTGGAGGTAAACACGGAAGCGGAGGTAAACATGAAAGTGGAGGTTCGCCTATGGGTGGAGGTAAACATGGAAGTGAAGGTAAGCATGGAAGTGGAGGTGCGTCTATGGGTGGAGGTAAACACGGAAGCGGAGGTAAACATGAAAGTGGAGGTTCGGCTATGGGTGGAGGTAAGCACGGAAGTGGAGGCAAACACGGAAGTGAAGGTAAACACGGGGGTGAAGGCTCTTCTATGGGTAAAAATAGTCTATCCAAGAAGAAAAAGGAATTCCATTATAGAGGTCAAGCTATGGATGCAAGTAGTACAAGTGAAAGTTCAGATGGAAGTTCAGATGGCAGCAGTTCAGATGGAAGTTCACATGGGAGTGGTGGTAAACACATATGA
- the LOC106419311 gene encoding serine-rich 25 kDa antigen protein-like, with product MLSSLIQNFQVFQVTSAVVVTAVLFALAGITLAGSVVGLIVATPLFVIFSPVLVPATIASTLLATNLSAGALFGVTAAALIVWLFKHRMGVHPKNNPPPAGAPPTEADKPAEETIDKPKDNSTGGAADKPGDKPAGGAADKPGGKPDGGATDKPESKPTKGPSNKPKDKPDGRPTDKPRSKPADKPAGGPTYNPESKPVGEASNKPKDKPAGGPTDNPESKPVEEASNKPKDKPAGGSTDTPEAGKTSNKPKDKPAGRPTDKPESKPAGEASNKPKDKPVGGPTDKQENKPAEGSADKPKDKPAEGPTDKPTGGAANKPAGEAANKPTGKPKNKPAGENKPPAWYR from the exons ATGCTCTCTTCTCTCATCCAAAATTTTCAGGTTTTCCAAGTTACTAGTGCTGTCGTTGTAACAGCAGTCTTGTTCGCTTTGGCGGGCATAACCCTAGCCGGCTCAGTGGTGGGATTAATCGTAGCCACACCTCTTTTCGTAATATTCAGTCCTGTTCTCGTACCAGCAACTATAGCTTCCACTCTCTTAGCCACCAATCTCTCGGCCGGTGCCTTATTTGGAGTGACGGCGGCTGCTCTTATAGTCTGGCTCTTTAA GCATAGAATGGGAGTACACCCGAAGAATAATCCACCTCCAGCAGGAGCTCCACCCACAGAAGCAGATAAACCAGCTGAAGAAACAATAGATAAACCAAAAGATAATTCGACTGGAGGAGCAGCCGATAAACCAGGAGATAAACCAGCTGGAGGAGCAGCCGATAAACCAGGAGGTAAACCGGATGGAGGAGCAACAGATAAGCCAGAAAGTAAACCAACTAAAGGACCATCAAATAAACCAAAAGATAAACCCGATGGAAGACCAACAGATAAGCCACGAAGTAAGCCAGCAGATAAACCCGCTGGAGGACCAACATATAATCCAGAAAGTAAACCGGTTGGAGAGGCATCAAATAAACCAAAAGATAAACCCGCTGGAGGACCAACAGATAATCCAGAAAGTAAACCGGTTGAAGAGGCATCAAATAAACCAAAAGATAAACCTGCTGGTGGGTCAACAGATACGCCAGAAGCTGGAAAGACATCAAATAAACCAAAAGATAAACCCGCTGGAAGACCAACAGATAAGCCAGAAAGTAAACCGGCTGGAGAGGCATCAAATAAACCAAAAGATAAACCCGTTGGTGGACCAAcagataaacaagaaaataaaccaGCCGAAGGATCAGCAGATAAACCAAAAGATAAACCTGCTGAAGGACCAACAGATAAACCGACCGGAGGGGCTGCAAATAAACCGGCTGGAGAAGCAGCAAACAAACCGACTGGAAAACCGAAAAATAAACCGGCTGGAGAGAATAAACCACCGGCATGGTATAGGTGA
- the LOC106419262 gene encoding oleosin-B2-like, with protein MFFQIIQGVFTGVEALALLAFAGITLGGSAVGLALSTPLFILFSPILVPATIATTLLTTGFTTSGGLGIVALRIFWKLFKRLRKKGKGTPKIPGLAPGAPDSNSVSGG; from the exons ATGTTCTTTCAGATTATTCAGGGGGTTTTCACCGGCGTTGAGGCATTAGCTCTATTGGCATTCGCTGGTATAACCCTTGGCGGCTCAGCCGTGGGACTCGCTTTAAGCACGCCGCTTTTTATCCTATTCAGTCCGATTCTCGTGCCAGCAACTATAGCCACCACTTTGTTAACTACGGGTTTCACGACCTCCGGGGGCTTAGGAATTGTGGCTCTCCGCATCTTCTGGAAGCTCTtcaa GCGTCTTAGGAAGAAGGGGAAAGGAACGCCAAAAATTCCGGGATTGGCCCCGGGGGCTCCAGATTCTAACTCAGTGTCTGGGGGATAA